In Candidatus Kaistella beijingensis, a genomic segment contains:
- a CDS encoding lysophospholipid acyltransferase family protein, with protein sequence MAKKNIFTDAFGNLYFLKRLIIFILGIVSYRRFNGFNKLKITGSENLVDLPDSNVLFVSNHQTYFADVAAMYHAFCAINNGYLNTIKNPIYLLNPKVDFYYVAAEETMNKGIMTKIFKLAGAVTVKRTWRAEGQNVNRMVDLTEVENIMKALDNGWVITFPQGTTSAFAQGRKGTAKLVKNQRPIVVPIKINGFRRAFDKKGLRVKVTGVKPTMHFKKPLDIDYDEDNPQVILEKIMYAIEQTEDFNILHEYDEELKAQKSEEKTT encoded by the coding sequence ATGGCGAAGAAAAACATATTTACCGACGCGTTTGGCAATCTTTATTTCCTTAAGAGACTCATTATCTTTATTTTAGGAATTGTTTCTTACCGCAGATTCAACGGTTTTAACAAACTGAAAATCACGGGCTCTGAAAATTTGGTAGATCTTCCCGATTCCAATGTGCTTTTCGTGTCGAATCATCAAACGTATTTTGCAGATGTTGCGGCAATGTATCATGCTTTTTGTGCGATCAACAATGGTTATTTGAACACCATTAAAAATCCAATTTATCTACTGAATCCAAAAGTCGATTTCTATTATGTAGCTGCTGAAGAAACGATGAACAAAGGAATCATGACTAAAATTTTTAAATTGGCAGGAGCAGTTACTGTAAAAAGAACTTGGCGTGCCGAAGGTCAAAACGTGAACAGAATGGTCGATTTAACCGAGGTTGAAAACATCATGAAAGCGCTCGACAATGGTTGGGTAATAACTTTTCCACAGGGAACAACTTCTGCTTTCGCACAGGGACGAAAAGGAACCGCAAAATTGGTGAAAAATCAAAGACCAATTGTTGTTCCTATAAAAATAAACGGTTTTCGAAGAGCTTTCGACAAAAAAGGTTTAAGGGTAAAAGTGACCGGAGTAAAACCAACCATGCACTTCAAAAAACCTTTAGACATTGATTATGACGAAGATAATCCACAAGTGATTTTAGAGAAAATCATGTACGCCATTGAACAAACAGAAGATTTCAACATTCTTCACGAATACGATGAGGAACTAAAAGCCCAAAAATCTGAAGAGAAAACTACCTAA
- a CDS encoding NUDIX hydrolase: MEIFGRDLLKKIQNAELHGEHAHAIYSPPYRPLFSYEEILTRNPKFAAVNILLYLKEDQWWFPLIVRSTNENDRHSGQISLPGGKKEESDQDFAQTAKRETSEEMGVDEHYVRIIREMSPIYIPPSNFYVRPFISYTKKNPKFILQETEAVELIEFPVSSLLNIIEKPEMMALPSSRGVEVPVINFNNYLIWGATSMILSEFSQLLKNL; this comes from the coding sequence ATGGAAATTTTCGGTAGAGATTTGTTGAAAAAAATTCAGAATGCTGAACTTCACGGTGAACATGCACACGCTATTTATTCGCCGCCGTATCGTCCGCTTTTTTCCTATGAGGAAATTCTGACTAGAAATCCAAAATTTGCCGCCGTGAACATTCTTCTTTATTTAAAGGAAGATCAATGGTGGTTTCCGCTGATAGTGAGAAGTACCAACGAAAACGACCGACACAGCGGACAAATTTCGCTTCCGGGCGGAAAGAAAGAAGAATCCGACCAAGACTTTGCGCAAACCGCAAAACGCGAAACTTCCGAAGAAATGGGAGTTGACGAACATTACGTGAGAATCATCCGTGAAATGTCGCCGATTTATATTCCGCCAAGTAATTTTTATGTTCGTCCGTTCATTTCCTATACGAAGAAAAATCCAAAATTCATTTTACAGGAAACCGAAGCAGTGGAATTAATTGAATTCCCCGTTTCCTCACTTCTGAATATCATTGAAAAACCTGAAATGATGGCACTTCCAAGTTCGAGAGGAGTTGAAGTTCCTGTGATAAATTTCAACAATTATTTAATTTGGGGCGCCACTTCAATGATTTTAAGTGAATTTAGTCAGTTACTGAAAAATTTGTAA
- a CDS encoding acyl-CoA carboxylase subunit beta, whose amino-acid sequence MDLEFNKREDQNKLKLAEINRLLTEIKKGGGEKRLQKQRDEGKMTARERIEYLLDKNSESIEIGAFAGYEMYKEHGGCPSAGVVVMMGYVSGKQCLVVANDASVKAGAWFPITAKKNLRAQEISIENKLPIIYLVDSAGVYLPMQDEIFPDKEHFGRIFRNNAKMSSMGIIQISAVMGSCVAGGAYLPIMSDEAMIVDKTGSIFLAGSYLVKAAIGENIDNETLGGATTHCEISGVTDYKAKDDKDALDRIKNIMKSIGDYEKAGFDRTEGFPPKEKIENIFGYMPVSRADQYDTFDIIKCLVDNSEYEEYKPDYGKTIICATARIDGWSVGIVANQRKLVKSGKGEMQFGGVIYSDSADKATRFIANCNQRKIPLVFLQDVTGFMVGSKSEHGGIIKDGAKMVNAVSNSVVPKFTVITGNSYGAGNYAMCGKAYDPRLIVAWPWSELAVMGGSQAAKVLAQIQESTLKKQGKEISEEEHQEILDTISKRYQKQTEPVYAAARLWTDAIINPVDTRKWISMGIEAANHAPITEKFNLGVIQV is encoded by the coding sequence ATGGATTTGGAATTTAATAAAAGAGAAGATCAAAATAAACTCAAACTTGCGGAAATCAATAGACTGCTCACGGAAATCAAAAAAGGTGGTGGTGAAAAGCGTTTACAAAAACAGCGCGATGAGGGAAAAATGACCGCTCGCGAAAGAATCGAATATCTTCTCGACAAAAATTCAGAATCCATTGAAATCGGCGCCTTTGCAGGTTACGAAATGTATAAAGAACACGGCGGTTGTCCGAGTGCGGGTGTTGTAGTTATGATGGGTTATGTTTCCGGAAAACAATGTTTGGTAGTTGCAAATGATGCCTCTGTAAAAGCAGGAGCTTGGTTTCCGATCACGGCGAAGAAAAATCTTCGGGCGCAGGAAATTTCCATTGAAAACAAATTGCCGATTATTTATTTGGTAGATTCAGCCGGAGTTTATCTTCCGATGCAGGATGAAATTTTTCCTGATAAAGAACATTTCGGAAGAATTTTCAGGAATAACGCGAAGATGAGTTCCATGGGAATCATCCAAATTTCTGCGGTGATGGGAAGTTGTGTTGCAGGTGGCGCTTATTTGCCGATTATGAGCGATGAAGCCATGATTGTAGACAAAACAGGTTCCATTTTTTTGGCGGGAAGTTATTTGGTAAAAGCGGCGATTGGTGAAAATATCGACAATGAAACGTTGGGCGGTGCAACAACACACTGCGAAATTTCCGGAGTTACCGATTACAAAGCGAAAGATGATAAAGATGCTTTGGATAGAATAAAGAACATCATGAAATCCATCGGTGATTATGAAAAAGCGGGATTTGACCGAACTGAAGGTTTTCCACCGAAAGAAAAGATTGAAAATATTTTCGGTTACATGCCGGTTTCAAGAGCTGATCAATACGATACTTTTGATATTATAAAATGTCTTGTAGATAATTCCGAATATGAAGAATACAAACCGGATTACGGTAAAACCATCATTTGTGCAACCGCAAGAATCGACGGTTGGAGTGTAGGAATTGTTGCCAATCAAAGAAAATTAGTGAAAAGCGGAAAAGGTGAAATGCAGTTTGGTGGCGTAATTTATTCCGATTCTGCGGATAAGGCGACCCGTTTTATTGCGAATTGTAACCAGAGAAAAATTCCTCTGGTTTTCCTTCAAGATGTAACAGGATTTATGGTAGGTTCAAAATCAGAACACGGCGGGATTATTAAGGATGGAGCAAAAATGGTGAACGCAGTTTCCAATTCAGTGGTTCCCAAATTTACGGTGATTACAGGAAATTCTTATGGCGCAGGAAATTACGCGATGTGCGGAAAAGCTTATGATCCGAGATTAATCGTAGCTTGGCCTTGGTCGGAATTGGCAGTGATGGGCGGAAGTCAGGCTGCAAAAGTTTTGGCACAAATTCAGGAATCTACCTTAAAAAAACAGGGGAAAGAAATTTCGGAGGAAGAACATCAGGAAATTTTAGACACCATTTCAAAACGATATCAAAAACAAACCGAACCGGTTTACGCTGCAGCAAGATTGTGGACCGATGCCATCATCAATCCAGTCGATACCAGAAAATGGATTTCCATGGGGATTGAAGCGGCAAATCACGCACCGATTACGGAGAAATTTAATTTGGGGGTGATTCAGGTATAA
- the ygiD gene encoding 4,5-DOPA-extradiol-dioxygenase, translating into MNLNEFSNISDGFKTTEKMPVLFLGHGSPMNAVEENIFVQGFRNISKEIPKPNAIICISAHWLTDGTFVTAMENPKTIHDFYGFPPELFEVQYPAKGSPDLAKETQEILAPNFVEEDHNWGLDHGAWSVLKHLYPNADIPVIQLSIDYRKPPQYHFDLAKKLQKLREKGILIIGSGNIIHNLRMVDFRNIDNIGYGFDWAIEAREKTNNMILDGDFQSLIDYQKQGTALQYAVPTPDHYLPLIYSLGLKEKTEKVSLFNDELIGGSLSMTSLRIG; encoded by the coding sequence ATGAACTTAAACGAATTTTCCAACATTTCCGACGGTTTTAAGACGACCGAAAAAATGCCCGTTCTTTTTCTCGGACACGGTTCGCCGATGAATGCGGTTGAGGAAAATATTTTCGTGCAGGGATTTAGAAATATTTCTAAAGAAATTCCCAAACCGAACGCAATCATCTGTATCTCTGCGCATTGGTTGACTGACGGAACTTTTGTCACCGCCATGGAAAATCCGAAAACCATTCACGATTTTTATGGCTTTCCGCCAGAACTTTTCGAGGTGCAATATCCTGCAAAAGGAAGTCCTGATTTGGCAAAAGAAACGCAGGAAATTTTGGCTCCCAATTTTGTAGAAGAAGACCACAATTGGGGACTCGATCACGGTGCGTGGTCGGTTTTGAAACATCTTTATCCGAATGCAGATATTCCTGTGATTCAATTGAGTATCGATTACCGAAAACCGCCGCAATACCATTTTGACTTGGCGAAAAAACTTCAGAAATTAAGAGAAAAAGGAATTTTAATTATCGGAAGCGGAAACATCATACACAATTTAAGAATGGTAGATTTCCGAAATATCGACAATATTGGTTACGGTTTCGACTGGGCGATTGAGGCCCGTGAAAAAACCAACAACATGATTCTCGACGGAGATTTTCAAAGCTTGATCGATTATCAAAAACAAGGAACCGCTTTGCAATATGCAGTTCCAACTCCTGATCATTATTTGCCGTTGATTTATTCTTTAGGACTAAAGGAAAAAACAGAAAAGGTTTCTTTATTTAATGATGAATTGATCGGTGGAAGTTTGAGTATGACGAGCTTGAGGATTGGTTGA
- a CDS encoding YceI family protein produces MATKWNLDPTHSEITFKVKHMMISNVKGEFRNFSAEIEAEDDTFKNAKVNATIQTDSIDTNNADRDAHLKGEDFFNAAKNPTITFSSDSLNDDITGNLTINGITKPVKLDVDFGGINVDPWGNTKAGFSFEGKINRKDFGLNWNAALETGGVLVSDEVKIAGELQFVKA; encoded by the coding sequence ATGGCAACAAAATGGAATTTGGACCCGACTCACAGTGAAATTACTTTCAAAGTAAAACACATGATGATTTCTAACGTTAAAGGTGAATTTAGAAACTTCAGCGCAGAAATTGAAGCAGAAGACGACACTTTCAAAAATGCAAAGGTAAACGCAACCATTCAAACAGACTCAATCGACACCAACAATGCAGATAGAGACGCACATTTGAAAGGTGAAGATTTCTTCAACGCAGCAAAAAACCCAACCATCACTTTCTCATCTGATTCTTTGAATGACGATATTACAGGAAATTTAACCATCAACGGAATTACAAAACCCGTGAAATTGGACGTAGATTTCGGTGGAATCAATGTGGATCCATGGGGAAACACAAAAGCAGGTTTCTCTTTCGAAGGAAAAATCAACAGAAAAGATTTCGGATTAAATTGGAACGCAGCTTTGGAAACAGGCGGAGTTTTAGTTTCCGACGAAGTGAAAATTGCAGGTGAATTGCAGTTTGTAAAAGCGTAA
- a CDS encoding phosphatase PAP2 family protein, which yields MKKWFSLILIFNLMMFNFAQKNDSLKIENKRFDRQYKKLYVPVGLMASGIIFDSNGRESLKNEIVEERNEHLFGFSNHLDDYAQFAPFVALYGLEWMGMTPRTDWKNRTAMMIKGQVMNLGMVYLLKKTLKKTRPDGTAYSFPSGHTANAFAGATILAIEYGENHKWVPYAAYGVATGVGLMRMGNNKHYLSDVLFGAGLGILSMKVAYWTHQYKWNQPKSEKDVFAGVIY from the coding sequence ATGAAAAAATGGTTTTCCTTGATTTTGATTTTCAATCTAATGATGTTTAATTTCGCACAGAAAAATGACAGCCTGAAAATTGAAAACAAACGTTTCGACCGCCAATACAAAAAACTTTATGTTCCTGTTGGTTTAATGGCTTCGGGAATTATTTTCGATTCCAACGGACGAGAGTCTCTAAAAAATGAAATCGTCGAGGAGAGAAACGAACACCTTTTTGGATTCAGCAATCATTTAGATGACTATGCGCAGTTTGCACCTTTTGTCGCACTTTACGGATTGGAGTGGATGGGAATGACGCCAAGAACCGATTGGAAAAACCGAACCGCAATGATGATAAAAGGACAGGTCATGAATCTCGGAATGGTTTATTTGCTGAAAAAAACGTTGAAGAAAACCCGCCCAGATGGAACTGCCTATTCGTTTCCTTCAGGTCACACCGCGAATGCTTTTGCAGGTGCGACAATTCTCGCAATTGAATACGGCGAAAATCACAAGTGGGTTCCTTACGCAGCGTACGGAGTTGCGACAGGAGTGGGTTTGATGAGAATGGGGAACAACAAACATTATCTTTCCGATGTGCTTTTTGGTGCAGGTTTGGGAATTCTTTCCATGAAAGTGGCGTATTGGACGCATCAATACAAATGGAATCAACCGAAATCGGAGAAGGATGTATTTGCAGGGGTTATCTATTAA
- a CDS encoding S9 family peptidase, with protein sequence MKFSKFSLLFLITGSFLLAQNQKYTIAEAVNGLRSNLAVKNISQFSWSDDNKSFYQGVKNGYLVTEVQSMKQDTLVSLFQLNKNLAADRKLKSFPRINFINKDKGYFTQGSKYFWVQRSGKEWKVTDWNSLDENAENTELLSDNSGFVYTVKNNLYLNKNGKVVAITDDQDENIVNGKSVHQQEFGISKGIFISPDNSKIAFYRMDQTMVNDYPIIDWSVVPAVNKNIKYPMAGSKSHHVTLGIYDIKTNKTTFVKTEGDAEQYLTVITWNPDSKSIFIGVLNRDQNDLQMNQYDAASGNFVKTIFEEKSDKYVEPQHPLTFFPNSTTDFIWQSERSGFNHLFHYNIDKGLIAQITKGNWLVTELLGFNEKKKEIFYTSTQETPLERHLYKVNWNTFKTEKLTDQAGMHTGILSKDGNHLYDSYSNANSPRIVNVINTNTLKSKNLITSENTLKNYQRPEIKNVTLSADDGTPLYGKLILPTDFDASKKYPVIVYLYNGPHLQLITNSFPASGNLWYEYMAQRGYIVFTMDGRGSSNRGQKFEQAVFRHLGETEMKDQLKGVAYLKSLPYVNADKMGIHGWSFGGFMTTSFMLKHPEVFKVGVAGGPVIDWNMYEIMYTERYMDSPQNNPEGYKQANLLDKVQNLKGHLLMIHGAQDNVVVWQHSIKFLKAAVDNGVQLDYFVYPGHEHNVLGKDRVHLMQKVTDYFDEYLKK encoded by the coding sequence ATGAAATTTTCAAAATTTTCTTTGCTATTCCTCATTACAGGAAGTTTTCTATTGGCACAGAACCAAAAATATACGATTGCTGAAGCGGTGAACGGACTTCGAAGCAATCTCGCTGTGAAAAATATTTCGCAATTTTCATGGAGCGACGACAACAAATCCTTTTATCAAGGCGTAAAAAATGGCTATTTAGTGACGGAAGTTCAAAGTATGAAACAGGATACTTTGGTTTCTTTGTTTCAGCTAAATAAAAATTTAGCAGCTGATAGAAAGTTGAAAAGCTTTCCAAGAATAAATTTCATTAATAAAGATAAAGGTTATTTCACTCAAGGTTCAAAATATTTTTGGGTTCAAAGAAGCGGAAAAGAGTGGAAAGTAACCGATTGGAATTCTTTGGATGAAAATGCTGAAAACACAGAATTATTAAGTGACAACAGCGGTTTCGTTTACACCGTTAAAAATAATTTGTATTTAAACAAAAACGGAAAAGTCGTGGCAATCACCGATGATCAAGACGAAAATATCGTCAATGGAAAATCGGTTCATCAACAGGAATTTGGGATTTCAAAGGGGATTTTTATTTCGCCCGACAATTCCAAAATTGCGTTCTACAGAATGGACCAAACCATGGTGAATGATTACCCAATCATCGATTGGAGCGTGGTTCCTGCTGTTAATAAAAATATCAAATATCCAATGGCGGGTTCTAAATCGCATCATGTGACTTTGGGAATTTATGACATTAAAACCAACAAAACTACTTTCGTAAAAACAGAAGGCGACGCGGAGCAATATCTCACCGTAATCACTTGGAATCCTGATTCAAAGTCCATTTTTATAGGGGTTTTAAACCGTGACCAAAACGATTTGCAAATGAATCAATACGATGCGGCGAGCGGAAATTTCGTTAAAACTATTTTTGAAGAAAAATCCGATAAATATGTGGAACCACAACATCCGCTAACTTTCTTCCCAAATTCTACCACCGATTTTATTTGGCAAAGTGAAAGAAGTGGTTTCAATCATTTATTCCATTATAATATCGACAAAGGTTTGATTGCTCAAATCACGAAAGGAAATTGGTTGGTTACCGAACTGCTCGGTTTTAATGAAAAAAAGAAGGAAATTTTCTATACTTCAACGCAGGAAACTCCTTTAGAAAGACACCTTTACAAAGTCAATTGGAATACTTTTAAAACCGAAAAACTGACCGATCAAGCAGGAATGCACACAGGAATTTTGAGCAAAGACGGAAATCATCTGTATGACAGTTATTCCAACGCAAATAGTCCAAGAATTGTTAATGTTATCAACACGAATACTTTAAAATCGAAAAATTTAATCACGTCCGAAAATACCTTAAAAAATTATCAAAGACCTGAAATCAAGAACGTTACGTTAAGCGCAGATGATGGAACTCCACTTTATGGTAAATTGATTTTGCCAACAGATTTTGATGCGAGCAAAAAATATCCTGTCATCGTTTATTTGTATAATGGTCCTCATTTACAGTTGATTACGAACAGTTTTCCTGCATCGGGAAATCTTTGGTACGAATATATGGCGCAACGTGGTTACATTGTTTTCACGATGGATGGAAGGGGTTCCTCGAATCGTGGACAAAAATTTGAACAGGCAGTTTTCCGTCATTTAGGCGAAACAGAAATGAAAGACCAACTGAAAGGAGTTGCGTATTTGAAATCACTTCCTTACGTAAATGCCGATAAAATGGGAATTCATGGTTGGAGTTTTGGTGGCTTTATGACCACAAGTTTTATGCTGAAACATCCTGAAGTTTTCAAAGTTGGCGTTGCAGGCGGTCCCGTTATCGATTGGAATATGTATGAAATTATGTACACCGAACGATACATGGATTCCCCACAAAACAATCCCGAAGGTTACAAACAGGCAAATCTTTTGGATAAAGTTCAAAACTTAAAAGGACATTTACTGATGATTCACGGAGCGCAGGATAATGTGGTAGTTTGGCAACATTCCATCAAGTTTTTGAAAGCGGCGGTTGATAACGGCGTTCAATTGGATTATTTCGTCTATCCAGGTCACGAACACAATGTTTTAGGGAAAGACCGAGTTCATTTGATGCAGAAAGTAACGGATTATTTTGATGAATATTTGAAGAAGTAG
- a CDS encoding S9 family peptidase: MKKKIFLLAISCLLSVQVAAQKKSNSNEIPLIDRSIFFDNPEISGGQLSPDGKFISFMKAYNGTMNIWVKKFDEPFTKAKRLTNLERPSAGYFWTQDGKYILYSKDKGGNENYNIFAVSPSDPADSKTGIPESRNLTPFEKARAAIYMVSKKDPNIMMIGLNNRDEKWHDLYKLEVNSGKLTKLNENTDRISSWTFDWDEKPRLAFRNAEDGSKEFLSVSDDGKFNKIYSVNALETAYPFAFNKDNSKVYVATNKGAETDLIKLVLMDPKTGATSDVEQDPLKKVDLDDVVFSDLTRELQYTLYTGEKERRYFKDKKYEADYNLLKTKFSGAEIWINSQTKDERKWLFTVYGDTKAPIAYFFDRDSKKIIEQYTPRPKLNQYEQYLSEMTPITYKSSDGLEIPAYLTLPKNVAAKNLPLLVFPHGGPWSRSVWGFNSYAQLFANRGFAVLDPNFRGSTGYGKKFLDAGNLQWGKLMQDDITWGVKYLVDQGIVDPKKVTIMGGSYGGYATLAGLTFTPDVYAAGVDIVGPSNLFTLLSSIPPYWEAIRKTFDLRMGDGNTEAGKKILRDASPLFSADKIKAPLMIIQGANDPRVNKAESDQIVIALRDLKRDVQYILANDEGHGFRKPVNNMAMIAAAEKFLAKYAGTRYQEDMPEDVAKRLKELTIDINSVKLAEKIDAKVPSTLPELAGAFTEGVYNYVVNFAMGGQNMKMDMTRTIKKDGNNWTVSDVAKSVMGEMSDVAIFNDKLDFVKRTVVQGPANITFTKAGNEMKINAMGKELASKIDGAYISEGAGADLIMARMPLKEGYTTSFYSADGTSLKTKKWILKVEGKEKINGVENWKITETNADDPKEINTIWIDPTKKMASKVMAVIPSMNNAVMTAELK, encoded by the coding sequence ATGAAAAAGAAAATCTTTTTATTGGCGATTTCATGCCTTCTATCGGTGCAAGTTGCTGCACAAAAAAAATCAAATTCCAACGAAATTCCGCTCATTGATCGAAGCATATTTTTCGACAATCCTGAAATTTCTGGTGGCCAACTCAGTCCCGACGGAAAATTCATCTCGTTTATGAAAGCTTATAACGGCACCATGAACATTTGGGTGAAAAAATTTGACGAACCCTTTACTAAAGCAAAACGCCTCACCAATTTGGAAAGACCTTCTGCAGGATATTTTTGGACACAGGACGGAAAATACATCTTGTATTCTAAAGACAAAGGCGGAAACGAAAATTACAATATTTTTGCGGTTTCTCCTTCTGATCCTGCAGATTCAAAAACAGGAATTCCTGAAAGTAGAAATTTAACTCCTTTCGAAAAAGCAAGAGCTGCAATTTACATGGTGAGCAAAAAAGATCCGAACATCATGATGATCGGACTTAACAACCGTGATGAAAAATGGCACGACCTCTACAAACTCGAAGTGAATTCAGGAAAACTGACCAAATTGAACGAAAATACCGACAGAATTAGTAGCTGGACTTTTGATTGGGACGAAAAACCACGACTTGCATTCAGAAATGCAGAAGATGGCTCAAAAGAGTTCCTGTCCGTTTCCGATGATGGAAAATTCAACAAAATTTATTCTGTAAACGCTTTAGAAACTGCGTATCCATTTGCTTTTAATAAAGATAACTCCAAAGTTTATGTTGCAACGAATAAAGGTGCAGAAACTGATTTGATAAAATTGGTACTGATGGATCCAAAAACAGGCGCAACAAGCGATGTGGAACAAGATCCTTTGAAAAAAGTGGATTTAGACGATGTTGTTTTCAGTGATTTAACAAGAGAACTTCAATACACTTTATATACTGGTGAGAAAGAACGTCGTTATTTCAAAGATAAAAAATATGAAGCAGATTATAATTTGTTGAAAACAAAATTTTCAGGTGCAGAAATTTGGATTAATAGCCAAACAAAAGACGAACGAAAATGGCTTTTTACGGTTTATGGGGATACCAAAGCTCCAATTGCCTACTTCTTCGACAGAGATTCCAAAAAAATTATTGAACAGTACACTCCTCGTCCGAAATTAAACCAGTATGAACAGTATTTAAGTGAAATGACGCCAATTACTTACAAAAGTAGTGACGGACTTGAAATTCCGGCGTATTTAACCTTACCAAAAAATGTTGCCGCTAAAAATTTGCCGCTTCTTGTTTTTCCACATGGCGGACCTTGGTCACGAAGTGTTTGGGGTTTTAATTCTTACGCACAGTTATTTGCCAACCGTGGATTTGCAGTTTTAGACCCGAATTTCCGAGGAAGTACCGGTTATGGGAAAAAATTTCTGGATGCTGGAAATCTACAATGGGGAAAACTGATGCAGGATGATATTACTTGGGGAGTGAAATATTTGGTAGATCAGGGAATTGTGGATCCTAAAAAAGTAACCATCATGGGTGGAAGTTATGGGGGTTATGCAACTTTGGCGGGACTTACCTTTACGCCGGATGTTTATGCAGCGGGAGTAGATATTGTGGGACCAAGCAACCTTTTCACCTTACTTTCGTCAATTCCACCTTATTGGGAAGCAATTCGTAAAACTTTTGATTTGAGGATGGGCGATGGAAATACCGAAGCTGGAAAGAAAATTTTAAGAGATGCAAGTCCGCTATTTTCTGCCGACAAAATAAAAGCACCTTTAATGATTATACAAGGCGCAAATGATCCTCGTGTAAACAAAGCAGAAAGCGACCAAATCGTAATCGCACTTCGAGATTTGAAACGTGATGTGCAATATATTTTAGCCAATGATGAAGGTCACGGTTTTAGAAAACCTGTAAACAACATGGCGATGATTGCCGCTGCTGAAAAATTTCTTGCAAAATATGCCGGAACACGTTATCAGGAAGATATGCCGGAAGATGTGGCAAAACGTTTGAAAGAATTGACTATTGATATCAATTCCGTAAAATTGGCAGAAAAAATTGATGCAAAAGTTCCGTCAACTTTACCAGAATTAGCGGGAGCTTTCACGGAAGGCGTTTACAATTATGTCGTCAACTTTGCAATGGGAGGACAAAACATGAAAATGGACATGACCAGAACCATAAAAAAAGATGGTAATAACTGGACAGTTTCCGATGTGGCAAAAAGCGTGATGGGAGAAATGTCGGACGTTGCAATTTTTAATGACAAACTGGATTTTGTGAAAAGAACTGTTGTTCAAGGACCTGCAAATATTACTTTTACCAAAGCGGGTAACGAAATGAAAATTAACGCGATGGGAAAAGAACTTGCCTCAAAAATTGACGGAGCATACATTAGCGAAGGAGCCGGCGCAGATTTAATTATGGCAAGAATGCCTTTGAAAGAAGGTTACACAACAAGTTTTTATAGTGCGGATGGAACCTCCTTGAAAACCAAAAAATGGATTTTAAAAGTAGAAGGAAAAGAAAAAATAAATGGCGTCGAAAACTGGAAAATCACAGAAACGAATGCAGATGACCCGAAAGAAATCAACACCATTTGGATTGATCCAACAAAAAAAATGGCCTCAAAAGTAATGGCGGTGATACCTTCAATGAACAACGCCGTGATGACCGCCGAACTGAAATAA
- a CDS encoding DUF1801 domain-containing protein: MQIPTNSVEEYLSNVPDERKIAFQKLVETISENLPKGFQTNLSYGMIGWSVPLETFPAGYHCSPGTPLPFINLASQKNFIALYHMGIYANDELLNWFVEEYPKHSNRKLDMGKSCIRFKKPDEIPFDLIAELCKKMSPKDWISIYEKMLNREK, translated from the coding sequence ATGCAAATTCCCACCAATTCAGTTGAAGAATATCTGTCAAACGTCCCTGATGAAAGAAAAATCGCGTTCCAAAAATTAGTTGAAACCATTTCAGAAAACTTACCGAAAGGTTTTCAAACCAATTTAAGCTACGGAATGATTGGATGGAGTGTGCCGCTTGAAACTTTTCCTGCAGGTTATCATTGTTCACCTGGAACGCCGCTTCCGTTTATCAATTTGGCTTCACAGAAAAATTTCATTGCGCTGTATCACATGGGAATTTATGCGAATGATGAACTATTGAATTGGTTTGTGGAAGAATATCCTAAACATTCCAATCGAAAATTGGATATGGGAAAATCGTGTATACGTTTCAAGAAACCTGATGAAATTCCTTTTGATTTAATTGCGGAATTGTGCAAGAAAATGTCGCCAAAAGATTGGATTTCGATTTATGAGAAAATGCTGAACAGGGAGAAATAG